Proteins encoded together in one Triticum dicoccoides isolate Atlit2015 ecotype Zavitan chromosome 7B, WEW_v2.0, whole genome shotgun sequence window:
- the LOC119338726 gene encoding amino acid permease 8-like, with protein MARADDAADRRRVIGHGSVDDDGKPKRTGRKNRSDSPDQSGTVWTASAHIITGVIGSGVLSLPWSMAQLGWVAGSVTLFLFAVVTYYTSALLADCYRCDDAVTGKRNYTYMEAVESYLGSRQVWFCGLCQYVNLVGTAIGYTITASISAAALYKADCFHKNGHSADCGVYTTMYMAVFGISQVVFSQLPNLHEIAWLSILAAVMSFSYSAIGVGLALAQTISGPTGKTTMGGTEIGVDVTNSAQKIWLTLQALGNIAFAYSYSMVLIEIQDTVKAPPAENKTMRRANLLGVSTTTAFYMLCGCLGYAAFGNAAPGNMLTGFGFYEPFWLIDFANICIVVHLIGAYQLYCQPIYAAVEKWAAARWPGSDFVVRQYHPFAGGNFSVSMFKLVWRTAFVAVSTVLAILMPFFNAILGLLGALAFWPLTVYFPVEMYKRQSKVERFSKKWVVLQSLSFTCFAVTVAVTVASVQGITQSLNNYVPFKTKL; from the exons ATGGCCCGGGCAGACGACGCGGCGGACCGGCGGCGGGTCATCGGCCATGGTTCCGTCGACGACGACGGCAAGCCCAAGAGAACAGGCAGGAAAAACAGATCCGACTCTCCAGATCAATCTG GAACGGTGTGGACGGCGAGCGCGCACATCATAACTGGGGTGATCGGCTCCGGCGTGCTGTCGCTGCCCTGGTCCATGGCGCAGCTCGGCTGGGTCGCCGGGTCGGTCACGCttttcctcttcgccgtcgtcacgTACTACACCTCCGCGCTCCTCGCCGACTGCTACCGCTGCGACGACGCCGTCACCGGGAAGAGGAACTACACCTACATGGAGGCCGTCGAGTCCTACCTAG GTAGCAGGCAGGTGTGGTTCTGTGGCCTCTGCCAGTACGTCAATCTCGTTGGAACTGCAATTGGGTACACCATCACAGCATCGATCAGCGCCGC GGCTTTGTACAAGGCCGACTGCTTCCACAAGAACGGCCACTCTGCCGACTGCGGCGTGTACACCACCATGTACATGGCCGTGTTTGGGATCTCCCAGGTCGTCTTCTCGCAGCTCCCCAACCTCCACGAGATAGCCTGGCTGTCGATCCTCGCCGCGGTCATGTCCTTCTCCTACTCCGCGATCGGCGTTGGCCTCGCCTTGGCACAGACCATATCAG GTCCTACTGGCAAGACAACAATGGGCGGCACTGAAATTGGGGTAGACGTCACTAATTCAGCCCAGAAGATATGGTTGACGCTGCAAGCGCTCGGCAACATTGCATTCGCCTACTCATACTCCATGGTTCTCATAGAAATCCAG GACACGGTGAAGGCGCCTCCGGCCGAGAACAAGACGATGAGGAGGGCAAACCTATTGGGGGTCTCCACCACCACGGCCTTCTACATGCTCTGCGGCTGCCTCGGCTATGCCGCCTTCGGCAACGCGGCGCCGGGGAACATGCTCACTGGGTTCGGCTTCTACGAGCCCTTCTGGCTCATCGACTTCGCCAACATCTGCATCGTCGTGCACCTCATCGGTGCCTACCAGCTGTACTGCCAGCCCATCTACGCTGCCGTGGAGAAGTGGGCTGCGGCGCGGTGGCCGGGCTCAGACTTCGTGGTCCGCCAGTACCACCCCTTCGCCGGCGGCAATTTCAGCGTCAGCATGTTCAAGCTGGTGTGGAGAACGGCGTTCGTCGCCGTAAGCACGGTCCTTGCCATTTTGATGCCCTTCTTCAATGCCATCCTTGGCCTCCTTGGCGCGCTCGCGTTCTGGCCGCTCACGGTGTACttccccgtggagatgtacaaacgacAGAGCAAAGTGGAGAGGTTTTCCAAGAAGTGGGTGGTGCTGCAGAGCCTGAGCTTCACGTGCTTTGCAGTGACGGTGGCAGTGACCGTCGCTTCCGTGCAGGGGATCACCCAATCACTCAACAACTATGTGCCATTCAAGACGAAGCTGTGA